Part of the Eshraghiella crossota genome is shown below.
ACTTCGTAAATTCCTTAAGGATAACGGCGGACAGGATATTAAGGTTATCAGTAAAATCGAAAATGGACAGGGTATTAACAATTTTGACGAGATACTTGAACTCAGTGACGGAATTATGGTTGCGAGAGGAGACATGGGTGTTGAGATTAATTTTGAAAAGATTCCTGCAATCCAGAAGATGATGATTGAGAAATGTAACAGAGAGGGTAAGATTGTTGTTACCGCCACACAGATGTTAGAGTCCATGACAGAGAATCCAAGACCTACAAGGGCAGAGGTATCCGATGTTGCCAATGCAATTTATGATGGAACTACGGTAATTATGCTTTCAGGCGAATCTGCAGCAGGCAGGCATCCGGTGGAAGCTGTAAGAACAATGGCTAATATTGCCGTTAATGCAGAAAATACCATTAATTATTATGAAAAGTATGTGGATAGTAGTGCAGACATGGAACCTAATCTTAAAAATGCCATCTGTGCCTCGGCATACAATGCGGCAAAATATCTTGATGCCAAAGCAATAGTCGTTCTTACAAGAAGCGGTGCTACAGCTAATATTTTATCCCGTTTTCATCCGGAATGTCCTGTAATTGCAGCTACAATTTCCGAAAGAGGACGCAACCAGCTTAACCTTGTATGGGGTATTACTCCTGTTGCAGCAGAGAACCTTGATAGTGCAGATAAGTTTGTTGAGTATGCTGTTTCTAAAGCAGTAGAAAGCAGACTTGTAAAGCGTGGAGATAATATTGTTGTGATACTTGCGTCAGACCTTGAGTCTGATGATGATACAATGCGTATTTGTACAATTTAGTAAGGAAGATGATAAGATGGTTAAGGATACAATTCTGGTTATTGATGTAGATGTGGATGGTATTCAGGAAATTATGAATATCCTTTCTGACAGCTACAGAATATGTACAGCCGACAGTTTTGAAGATGCACTGCTTATAATACGTGATATAATACCGGAGCTGATTCTTATTGATTCCACTATGTCAGCAAAGGATGGATTTGACATACTGGAATTTCTTAAGACAAATGATAAATCAAGCCATATACCGGTTATTTTTATAACACCACTTGATAATCCTGATTTTGAGGTCAGGGCGTTTGATATGGGAAGTGTGGACTATATTACCAAACCTTTTGTTCCAAAGGTTGTCAGAAAGCGAATTGAGACACAGATTAAGCTTGCAAAATATGAGCATAAGTTAGAGGAGCTTGTAGAGGAAAAAGTCAGCGAAATTGAGGACATGTATGATATTATGGCAATTAGTTTTGCCGGACTTGTCGAATCAAGGGACGGTATAACCGGCGGACATTTAAAGAATACCGCCATATATTACAAGTGTTTTATAGATTATCTTGTAACACTGCCTGTGTATTCAGATGTATTGACTCCGGTTGTCGTTAAAAAGGCCTGCCGTTCGGCACCTCTCCATGATGTGGGTAAAATTGCCATTGAGGATGCTGTTTTAAGAAAATCTTCCGCATTAAGTGGGGAAGAATTTGAAAAAATGAAAAAACATGCAGTGATAGGCGGCGATATTTTCCATTTTCTTTCAGGCAGGATAGAGGATAAGCAGTTTGGTGAAATTGCGGAACAGGTCTCAAGATATCATCATGAAAAATGGGATGGTACCGGATATCCGGAAGGCCTTAAGGGAGAGCAGATTCCGCTTGTTGCCAGAATTATGAGCATAGTTGATGTATATGATGCACTTACTTCCAAAAGACCATATAAGGAACCATATTCCCATGAAAAATCAATGAAAATGATTATTGCGGGAAGAGGAACGAGTTTTGACCCTGCTCTTGTGGATGAATTTGTTAAGATAGGCGATAAGATAAAAGAATGTCTTGCTTCAAAGGAAGACTATATCAACAACCAACGTTATTTTATGTATGAAGGTTAGATAAATGTTTGAAATTCTTGTTATAGATGATGATAAAAACACACGCAGACTTATGAATGCCATACTTCTTGGAGCCGGCTATACGCCGGTTCTTGCAGAGGATGGGGAAAAGGCACTTGAAATATATAATACACATCATGTGGATATGGTTATAGCTGATATAATGATGCCCAATCTTGACGGCTACGAATTTACAAAGATACTCAGAAAAAGCAATCAGGACATTCCGATAATCATGGTATCAGCAAAGGAACTGCCTGACGACAGGAAAAAAGGGTTTAAAGCAGGAATTGATGATTATCTTGTAAAACCGGTGGATGAAGAAGAATTGCTTCTTCATATAAAAGCAATAGAGCGCAGACTGAAAATTGCCGGTGACAGAAAGATAACAATCGGCAGTGTGGTTCTTGATTATGATTCTTTTACCGTAAATGTAAATGGCGAGGAGATTCTTCTGCCACAGAAAGAATTTAAGTTACTTTATCTTCTTTTGTCCAATCCCGGAAGAATATATACAAGAATCCAGCTTATGGATGAGATATGGGGTACAGATACGGATACAGGCTGGGAGACTGTAACGGTGCATATAGGCAGATTAAGAAAAAGATTTGAAAATATAAAGGAATTTGAGATAGTATCGGTAAGAGGTCTTGGATACAAGGCTGTTAAGAAGGTATAAAAGCATATATGAAAAAGAAATTAGTATTAATATCATCGTTTATTGTATTTCTGATACAGACGGTTTCTATGTTAATTGTGGGTACCATATCCACAATTCTTATCCATTCGGGAATTATTACCATTAACGGATCAAGTAAAACGCGGGTAATTATGGTTATCTGTTGCATATTGGGTGCCAGCATACTTATAGGTTTTATTGTTTCAATAATATTCACAAGGATACCTGTGAAGCCGTTGGACGAGCTTATAAAGGGTATGGACAGGCTTGCAGATGGAGATTATTCTGTGAGAATTAATTTCAATAAAAATCCGGGACTTAAGAAAGTAGAACACAGTTTCAATAAGATGGCAGAAGAACTTCAGAATACCGAACTGTTAAGCAGCAATTTTATCAATGATTTTTCCCATGAATTTAAGACTCCTCTTGTTTCTATCCTTGGATTTACAAAACTTCTTAGAAAAAATATTTTAACGGATGAAGAAAGAGAAGAATATCTTGGCATAATAGAAGAGGAAATGAAAAGATTATATACAATGGCGAACGGTATACTTAACCTTACAAAGGTTGAGAACCAGAGTATACTTACTAATGTTACGGAATATAATCTTTCGGAACAGATACGCCTTACGGTGCTTCTCCTTGAAAGTAAATGGACAGCCAGAAATATTAATATGAATATTGATTTTGGCGAATATACAATCAATGCCAATGAGGAGATGATGAAGCAGGTATGGATTAATCTCTTAGATAATGCCATCAAATTTTCTCCTGAAGGTGAAGAAATTTCCATAAGGATATCTAATAAAAGTGAACATATTTATGTTAGTATTTCCGGTAAGGGACCTCACATTGCAGATGAGGAAATTAATAAAATTTTTAGAAA
Proteins encoded:
- the pyk gene encoding pyruvate kinase, with the translated sequence MRKTKIICTLGPAVDSDERITQIINAGMDCARLNFSHGTHEEQEVRLNRVRRIAGELNRHIPILLDTKGPEIRLKDFENGSVVVEKGSLFTFDTDKETPGTKERIGLTYDKLAKNVEVGTKILVDDGKIELKVTAIKGSKVICKVITGGKLSNHKSINIPNVEIPMPYLNDVDKSDLLFGIEHNVEYIAASFVRCADDLKKLRKFLKDNGGQDIKVISKIENGQGINNFDEILELSDGIMVARGDMGVEINFEKIPAIQKMMIEKCNREGKIVVTATQMLESMTENPRPTRAEVSDVANAIYDGTTVIMLSGESAAGRHPVEAVRTMANIAVNAENTINYYEKYVDSSADMEPNLKNAICASAYNAAKYLDAKAIVVLTRSGATANILSRFHPECPVIAATISERGRNQLNLVWGITPVAAENLDSADKFVEYAVSKAVESRLVKRGDNIVVILASDLESDDDTMRICTI
- a CDS encoding HD-GYP domain-containing protein; protein product: MVKDTILVIDVDVDGIQEIMNILSDSYRICTADSFEDALLIIRDIIPELILIDSTMSAKDGFDILEFLKTNDKSSHIPVIFITPLDNPDFEVRAFDMGSVDYITKPFVPKVVRKRIETQIKLAKYEHKLEELVEEKVSEIEDMYDIMAISFAGLVESRDGITGGHLKNTAIYYKCFIDYLVTLPVYSDVLTPVVVKKACRSAPLHDVGKIAIEDAVLRKSSALSGEEFEKMKKHAVIGGDIFHFLSGRIEDKQFGEIAEQVSRYHHEKWDGTGYPEGLKGEQIPLVARIMSIVDVYDALTSKRPYKEPYSHEKSMKMIIAGRGTSFDPALVDEFVKIGDKIKECLASKEDYINNQRYFMYEG
- a CDS encoding response regulator transcription factor; protein product: MFEILVIDDDKNTRRLMNAILLGAGYTPVLAEDGEKALEIYNTHHVDMVIADIMMPNLDGYEFTKILRKSNQDIPIIMVSAKELPDDRKKGFKAGIDDYLVKPVDEEELLLHIKAIERRLKIAGDRKITIGSVVLDYDSFTVNVNGEEILLPQKEFKLLYLLLSNPGRIYTRIQLMDEIWGTDTDTGWETVTVHIGRLRKRFENIKEFEIVSVRGLGYKAVKKV
- a CDS encoding HAMP domain-containing sensor histidine kinase; the protein is MKKKLVLISSFIVFLIQTVSMLIVGTISTILIHSGIITINGSSKTRVIMVICCILGASILIGFIVSIIFTRIPVKPLDELIKGMDRLADGDYSVRINFNKNPGLKKVEHSFNKMAEELQNTELLSSNFINDFSHEFKTPLVSILGFTKLLRKNILTDEEREEYLGIIEEEMKRLYTMANGILNLTKVENQSILTNVTEYNLSEQIRLTVLLLESKWTARNINMNIDFGEYTINANEEMMKQVWINLLDNAIKFSPEGEEISIRISNKSEHIYVSISGKGPHIADEEINKIFRKFYQSDSSHSTEGTGIGLALVSRIIELHKGRIEVNSDKNINTFTVIL